From Pan troglodytes isolate AG18354 chromosome 1, NHGRI_mPanTro3-v2.0_pri, whole genome shotgun sequence:
GTAGCTGCAAACTGGAAACGACCCACGTCGCCACCCACGGGAAACGGCACAGCCGCGTGGCATGTTCACACAGGACAGCCTCGCCCGCCTGGGCAGTCGCCCGCAGCCCTCATGGCAGCTGTCTCCAGAGCACGGCGTGGGCCCGAGGACACAGACGCAGAAAGGGATGCAGGGTGCGATTCCACTTGTGAAAGCTCCAGTCAGGCCGGCCCTGCGTGGCGGGACGCCTTGTCCTGTGGTCTCGTGGCAGCTACTTTCTGGAAAAGCATCGTATGGCACCAGGCATGCACTTTCTGCACGCCCAGCTCTCACTGCCACCCCTCACGGCGCACGCCCCCGTCTCCTAGTCTCGTGCCCTGGACTCTCAGGAGCTTCTCGGTCCAAGCGTCCTCCTTAGAGAGGTCTCCGGCCCCTCCAGCCACGCCTCTCCCTACTTCTTTCTCAGGACGTGCTGCCATCGGAGCTGAGCTCACCTGCCTGTTTGATTGGATGTTTATTGTTGGATCCCTCGCCCTGTCCTCTTGTCCCCTCTGGCTCGGAACCTGCCTGGGAATCGCCCTGTCCTCTTGTCCCCTCTGGCTCGGAACCTGCCTGGGAATGGGCACCGTGAACCCCGAGGTCAGGACGGCCTGGAGGGTGCAGCTGAGCggagccgggcgtgggggctctGACGCTGACGCTCCCTGGCTGCGTGGCTACGCAGGTCACTCACCCTCACATGAGCCCCAGAGGTCAGGACCGGGAGGCACAAGCCCTGGCCAGGACACAGAGGCCATCTCGGAAGCAGGCCAGGAACATTCCAGGGGCGGCAGGGAGGGCAGGTCTGAGGTTTCACCACGGGTGGCGGAGGCACGGGAACTGAGCGGTGCTGCCTGCTGGTCAGCGTCCTCCGGCCCGTGTCTGACCCCACCTCGGCCCAGCCCCGTGCCAGGAAGTCGTCCTCACGTACTGTAGCTGGAGGGCCCTCAAATGCCATCTATTTGTGGCCTGGACCCTGATGGCTGGCACGAGTCTCATGTGGCCACAGGGATGTTGTATTTTTGGCACAGGGGGAGGAGCCTGTGCAGCCACAGCCTAGCACCATGCCGCCCCGGGACGGGCAGCTCAGACGCCCAGCTCGGCCGCCGGGACCCAGGTAGGACTTGGGCAGCTGCTTGCTCCTGACTCAGGGGCCCCAATGGTAACAACCCCCACAGAGGCTTCTCAAGAGACCCGAGAGGAGGGCGAAGGTCAGTGGGTGggaagccaccatgccctggcctCCATCTCAGGACCGTCCCCACCAAAGTGACTTCCCACCCCTGGGTCCAAAGGGGCTGACCTGAGGCCGAGGGCGGCCCCCTTCTAGGGGTAGACCTGACAGCTGGCTAGGGTCTCCTTGCTTCTCTGAGACGGGGCAAAGGAAGGCACCCCGGGCAGCCGGGCAGGCCTGGATCGTGGTGCAGACCTCGAGGACGGCCCGAGGTGGCTGCTGGGTCAAGAGACCCACCGCACCCTGCACCTCCTGCCCAGGCTCTCCCTGCTGACTTGGGCCAGCTCTGGCCAGCACCACCTGGTGAGCTCAGAGAATAGCCTGGCCCGGCCAAGGCGATCGGAAGGTCATCACCGAGGGCTGGGCACCTGCTGGGCCCTGTAACCCTTTCCTGTGGCCGGCTGCCAGCTGGGGCGCACTGGGATGGACCAGGGCTGCCCACCCCCGAGGGCACTGGTCCCATCGGGTGGACCCTGAAAGGTGCTTTGCCGTGTAAAGACAGCTCTGGCAGAAGGTGGAGGCGGTGAGGCTGCCCCAGCTGAGATGTGATGGGAAAGAGCATTCAAACCTGAGGACGGCTGGTTTTATAGCTTCACTGGTAGAAAATCATCCTTGATTCTAGGAATGTAACACCGCATCATCACACAGCTATCATTTGGGGTGCGTTGGGAACTAGGGTCATGGGAGCTGGGGATCTTCTAACTTGGAAATCGTCACCACCAGGTTTGAAGGAAGCACGGCCCTCCCCTCGAGATGCTGTTCTCTTCCTTTCAGGGCACGGATGGAGCCCCGAGGCGGTGGGAGCTCCCAGGTCTCGTGGGGCAGGGGCGGCATGTGCAGGGTGGTGCCCGGGGCCTGAACCCATGAAGACCCCACCGGACCCAATCTGCTGCCCTCCAGTGCCTCTGCTGACTCCACATGGAAAATTTCCAGTACAGCGTCCAGCTGAGTGACCAGGACTGGGCCGAGTTCTCAGCCACCGCCGATGAGTGTGGCCTCCTGCAGGCCGGCCTGGCCTCTGGGGACGAGCCCTTGTCCAGTGACATTGACCAAGGGGACAGCAGTGGCGGCAGTCCCCCCAGGGCCCCACCTCTCCCAACTGGGCAGCCAGCTGCAGGAGGGCGGAGCCGGCGGGGCTGCGAGGAGGAGGACGTGGCCACACAGCAGCCAGTCAGCAGGTCTCAGGGTGAGCCTGTCTTGGCCCTGGGGACCGGTCAGCAGACACCCAGCACGTCCGCACGGGCAGAAGCTCCACCGTCCCTCGGCCCTGGCGCCAGCCCTCCCGGCCAGTGCTCATCCTGCCCTGGTCCGGCGTCTTCTGGAGACCAGATGCAGAGGCTTCTGCAGGGCCCTGCCCCACGGCCCCCTGGTGAGCCCCCTGGGAGTCCCGAGTCCCCTGGCCACAGCACTGGCTCCCAGAGGCCCCCCGATAGCCCTGGAGCCCCACCACGGAGCCCCAGCCGAAAGAAGAGGCGAGCTGTGGGTGCCAAGGGGGGTGGGCACACAGGAGCCTCTGCTTCTGCCCAGACGGGCTCCCCGCTGCTCCCTGTGGCCAGTCCTGAGACGGCAAAGCTGATGGCCAAAGCCGGGCAGGAGGAGTTGGggccaggtcctgcaggagctcCTGAGCCTGGCCCCAGGTCCCCTGTGCAGGAAGACAGACCAGGGCCAGGTTTGGGCCTGTCTGCAGCTGTCCCTGTGACTGAGCAAGGCACAGACCCAATCAGAACCCGCCGCCGAGCCAAGCTGCACACAGTGTCCACGGCCGTCCGGGAAGCCCTCCCAGATGTCTCAAGGGCTAAGTCAGACATGGCTGTGTCCACACCTGCCTCCGAGCCGCAACCTGACAGGGACATGGCTGTGTCCACACCTGCCTCCGAGCCGCAACCTGACAGGGACATGGCTGTGTCCACACCTGCCTCCGAGCCGCAACCTGACAGGGACATGGCTATGTCTACACCTGCCTCTGAGCCGCAACCTGACGTGGCTGTGTCTACACCTGCCTCCGAGCCGCAACCTGACAGGGACATGGCTGTGTCTACACCTGCCTCCGAGCCGCAATCTGACACGGCTGTGTCTACACCTGCCTCCGAGCCGCAACCTGACAGGGACATGGCTGTGTCTACACCTGCCTCCGAGCCGCAATCTGACACGGCTGTGTCTACACCTGCCTCCGAGCCGCAACCTGACAGGGACATGGCTGTGTCTACACCTGCCTCCGAGCCGCAATCTGACACGGCTGTGTCTACACCAGCTTCTGAGCCTCAGTCCAGTGTGGCTCTGTCTACACCCATCTCCAAGCCACAACTGAACACGGACATGGCTGTGTCCACACCTGCCTCCGAGCTGCAGCCTGACGTGGCTGTGTCCACACCTGCCTCCAAACATGGCCTGGATGTGGCCTTGCCTACAGCAGGCCCAGCGGCTAAGCTAGAGGTGGCTTCATCTCCACCTGTCTCGGAGGCTGTGCCAAGGATGACCGAGTCCAGCGGGCTTGTGTCTACACCTGTTCCCAGAGCCGACGCCGCTGGCCCCGCCTGGCCTCCCACCCGCAGAGCTGGGCCTGATGTGGTGGAGACGGAGGCGGTTGTGTCTGAGCCCTCAGCAGGGGCCCCCGGATGCTGCTCTGGGGCGCctgcactgggtctcacccaagtcCCCAGGAAGAAGAAAGTGCGCTTCTCCGTGGCCGGGCCCGGCCCCAATAAGCCAGGCTCAGGAGAGGCCTCAGCCCGGCCCTCAGCCCCCCGGACAGCAACTGGGGGCCACGGGGGGCCCGGAGCCTGGGAGGCTGTGGCTGTCGGGCCCCGGCCCCACCAGCCTCGGATCCTCAAGCACCTGCCTCGCCCCCCTCCCTCTGCCGTGACGAGGGCCGGGCCCGGGAGCAGCTTTGCCGTGACCCTCCCGGAGGCCTACGAGTTCTTCTTCTGTGACACCATCGAGGAGAACgaagaggctgaggcggcagcGGCCGGTCAGGATCCGGCAGGCGTCCAGTGGCCGGACGTGTGCGAGTTCTTCTTCCCAGACGTTGGAGCCCAGAGGTCGAGGCGGCGGGGGTCCCCGGAGCCGCTCCCGAGAGCTGATCCCGTGCCGGCCCCCATACCTGAAGACCCCGTGCCCATCTCCATCCCTGAGGTCTATGAACACTTCTTCTTCGGGGAGGACAGGCTTGAGGGCGTGCTGGGGCCGGCTGTCCCGCTCCCACTGCAGGCCCTGGAGCCTCCCGGGTCGGCCTCccagggggcggggcctgggacCCCCCTCAAGCCAGCTGTGGTAGAGCGGCTCCACCTGGCTCTTAGACGGGCAGGTACGTGCTCTCGGATCCCACAGCCCGTCCAGATCCCAGACACACACTGTCCAGGGATCTTGGCCAAGGAGGGGGCCGCAGGGGCCGGGCTTGGGTCATCCCCTAGAAGGGGAGCCTGGGGAGCAGCCCCCAGTCATCCCAGCACACAGTCCAGATGGGGCGGCCCAGTCCAAGCACCCGGGCTGTTCAGGGGGTTGGCTTTGCGCCGCCGTTGCCCTGTGTTCGGGCCCATGTGACGGCGgcgtccctcccccagcctctggcaggGTTCCCGCCCAGGCCTGGCTACCTTCAGGGTCAGGCACTCTGCGAGGCCCATCTCACACTGATGTCCTCTGGGAGATGCTTTACAGACCAGAACACGGGGCCTCCACTGGCAGTTCCCCCAAACTGGCCCAACTCAACCAGGTCACCCAAATCTCAGGCAGAGGAAGCACGGGGGAGATGGGACTCCGACAGACGCGTCCAGGGCAGGCGGTTCCCGGGGCAGGCGGTTCCCAGGGCAACCAGTTCTCGGGAAGACGTGTCCATGACAGAGGGGTTTCGGGAAGACGTGTCCAGGGTAGACGTGTCCAGCACAAATGTATCTTAGGACAGACACGTCCCATGATGGATGTATCTGGGGCAGGCGGTTCCCGGGGCGGGCGTGTGCAGGGCAGACAGTTCCCAGGCCAAGAGTGTGCAGGGTTGGGGTGGGGCAGGCGGTTCCTGGGGTTGGAGGGGGAGGCAGGCGGTTCCCGGGTGGCCGTGTGCGGGGCAGGTGGTTCCCGGGGTTGGAGGGGAAGCGGCTCCCGGGGCAGGCAGTTCCTGgggttggtgggggtgggaggcggTTCccggggttgggggtggtgggaggcggttctggtgggggtgggaggcggTTCCCGgggttggtgggggtgggaggcggTTCCCGgggttggtgggggtgggaggcggTTCccggggttgggggtggtgggaggcagttctggtgggggtgggaggcggTTCCCGGGATTGGGGGTGGTGGGAGGCGGttctggtgggggtgggaggcggTTCCCGGGATTGGGGGTGGTGGGAGGCGGttctggtgggggtgggaggcggTTCccggggttgggggtggtgggaggcggttctggtgggggtgggaggcggTTCCCGGGATTGAGGGTGGTGGGAGGCGGttctggtgggggtgggaggtggttcccggggttgggggtggtgggaggcggttctggtgggggtgggaggcggTTCCCGGGATTGGGGGTGGTGGGAGGCGGTTCCCGgggttggtgggggtgggaggcggTTCCTGgggttggtgggggtgggaggcggTTCCCGgggttggtgggggtgggaggcggTTCCCGgggttggtgggggtgggaggcggttcccggggttggggggtggtgggAGGCGGTTCCCAgggttggtgggggtgggaggcggTTCCCGGGATTGGGGGTGGTGGGAGGCGGTTCTCGGGGTTGGGGGGGTGGGAGGCAGTTCCCGgggttggtgggggtgggaggcggTTCTCGGGGTTGGGGGTTTGGGAGGCGGTTCCTGGGGTTGGGGGGGTTGGGAGGCGGTTCCTGGGGTTGGTGGAGGGGGGGGCAGGCGGTTCCCGGGGTTGGTGGGGGGGGCAGGCGGTTCCCGGGGTTGGGGGGGTAGTGGGAGGCGGTTCCTGgggttggtgggggtgggggcaggcggTTCCTGGGGTGGGCGTGTGCGGGGCCATCTCTGAGTGCAGCCGTGGGGCTGAAGGTGAACTTCTGTCCTAGGGGAGCTCCGGGGGCCTGTCCCATCATTTGCCTTCAGCCAGAACGACATGTGCCTGGTGTTTGTAGCCTTTGCCACCTGGGCTGTGAGGACGTCAGATCTGCATACCCCAGACGCCTGGAAAACAGGTTCGGGTGCCTGGGGGCAGAGGGAGCTGCGCCCTGGAAGCCAAACCGAGGGGCACTGGCAGGACGAGGGGTGCATGGGGTCCCCGGGGCTCACCCCTGACCTGCTCCCCCCAGGCTGAGCTGCGGCCCTGGCTGCACCGACCTTGCCCGCCCTTTGAGGGTTGGGTCTTGCGGGCAGACGGTGCCGACAGCCAGGCTGGCCCTCAGAAGAGCCTGTGCTTCTCTTGCAGTCTTGCTGGCCAACATCGGCACCATCTCTGCCATCCGCTACTTCCGCCGGCAGGTGGGGCAAGGGCGCCGCAgccgcagccccagccccagccccagctcctaGGAGCCAGGCCCGGGCCAGGGAGATGCAGGATGAGGAGACGACCACAGGCGCCCAGGGCAGGACGAGGTGCCGCCCTCGCCCGGGCCCTCTGACCCCTCTCTTCTACCGCGTCCAGGAGGGGGGCGTGTCCTGGTGCTGCTCCCTCCGACTCACCTGAGGATCCAGCCAGTGGCCACGGCCACTCCCCACGCCTGGGAGGGGAGGTGCTAAAGtctgggtgggtggagggcaGGCAGGTGGCTGGGTAGGAGGGTGGCCAGATTCACAGATGAGAACACAGGGCATTCGGTTAATTTCAGACAGGCAATAGTGGGGAGGTCATTTTACTAAGAAGTTATTGTTCATCTGAAATCAAATGCAACCGCACCCTGCATTTCTTCTGGGGTGCAGTGGGGGCTGAGTGGCAGGACAGGACTTGGACCTCAGAGGGGTCTGAGCAGCAAGACACTCCCGCTGGAGCTctgggcagaggcaggggagAGGACACAGGGTGGCCTCAAAGAGGGGATGGGCAGCCTCCTCACAGGTGGGCTGGGCTGGCAAGGGCTCCAAGGCCCATCACTCTTGATCCTCGAAGGACTGTGGCCAAGGCCTCTGCGGGCTCTGGCCTGAGACAGTGAAGGCtctgcctgcccctccccagtGCAGCGGCCCCTGCAGGGTGGGGGTCTGTGGCAGAGCCGCAAGCCCCTCCCCGGGAGCCCTGGGTGCAGGTGCAGAGGGAGAATTCGGTGGCATCAGATGGAGGGCTGGGCTCCTGGGGTTGTCCCGGGGGCTCCTGTGGGGCAGCTGGGGACCCACAGCCAAGAGGAGTCAGAGATGAGGTGGGAAGGTCGGTGAGGGGCCCGAGGTGGCAGAGGAAGGGGGCTGCCTGGCTGGGTGCTGGGTGGGGGTCCTCAGGACTGTGGGAGACCCTGGCTGCTGAGCggagaacacatggatgcagcACCAATAaaattctatcttttctttttctttcttccttttctcattctctctctctctttccttctcttctctcttctcttctctcttctcttctcttctctcttctcctctctctcttctctttttttctttctcgtCCGGTGGTGTCAACGTCTCCCGTGCTGCCCTGTGGCGCGCGCCAGGCCACGCGAGGACCCACCCGCCCTCCTCCTCGGGACACCCTGGCTTGTGCTCCTCACACCTTGCTGACCTGTGACCCTCATGCCCTCTGACCTCACATACTCTGACCCTGCTGACCTTTCTCTGTCCTCCGACCTTCACGCCCGTGCTGCCCTCTCACTCCCAGTGAGTCTCCTCCCTGACTCCTGGCTGAGCTGAGGGCCGACCCTGTGGACAGCCAGGACCTCCCTGACCTGTGACCCAGCCTCGCTGGCCAGGGCATCCTTTGGATGgggcccctcccacccttccctgccCCAGCTGCTGGCACCACGGAGCAGGAGCTGAGGGACAGGCTCTGAACTCAGGGCCCCAGAGACTCCCCCCATCACACTGGGTTCAGACCCTGACTTGTAATTTGAAGTGGGTTAGAGGGGCAGGTACCCTGGAGCTTGGCGAGGGTGGTCCTGAGAACCCACCTCACCGCGGCCGTCAGATCCACTGCACAAGCCCCCCACTGGCCTCAGGCCCTCCAAGCTGGGGGCACTTCTGGTGGGAGGAAGGCAAAGTCTCGTCCCAGAGGTGGTCGTAGCCGGGGTCCCGGCTCCTCCTGGGGGACTGACCATCTGGTAGGGAAGGCAGAGATGTGTCAGCCTGTGGGAGGCAACAGGCACTCACTCCAGGAGGCAGGATCCTTACTCACCTGTCAGAGGCAGCCAGGGTTCGGGCGAACCTTCCCTGGCAGAGGAGACCTGGAACCCCAAACCGCAAGTCTGAGAGCCGGGCACAGCCCCAGGCAGGGAGCTTGGAGACGGCCTGTCACTGTGCAGCCCCCCATGTCcccctgctctccctccccagtCCCATCTCCCCAACTCCCTACTGGCCCCCCTGGCCTCCATCTGCCCCCGTCCTCCTGTTTCCCTAACCCTGCTCCCTCAGAGTCCCAAGAGGCCCCACCCAGACCCCCGGCCAGCCCGGAGCCCGGGGCACACTGGCGTGGGGGCTGCTACTCACAAGCTGAGGGGAGTCTGGGGGCTGCGGCCCCCCATCCTTGGCTGAGCCCCGGTGTCTCTGAGTGGCTCTGGACTGCAGGGCTCCCTTCTTGGAGAGCAAGTAGGGGCCAGCGGGGCCGGAGGAGCAGGAGCGAGGGTCAGAGGCAGGCACAGACACAGGCACCGAGGGGAGTGGGCTCGAGGGCATGGGTCCAGGTGCACTCTGCATGGCACTGAGGAACTGCAGGGAGAgccagggctggggcctgggTGGCACCCAGGCACCCCCAGAACCTCAACCTCCCATCAGAGCCTGAACAGACCTCAGGCTTGGGGCAGCCCCAGACCCCAGGGTGAGAGGCACGGTCTAGAACTCCCCAACCTCAGGCTGCAGGCACCTCCCACCCTTTCTGTCACCCAGCAGGGGCCTGACCTCCTCCAGGCCCCGGACATCTGTGACCCTGCGATGGGAGGTGGCAGGTGGTGTGTAGGGGTCGGCATAGAGGGGCGAGTGTGATGTTTCCGAAGTGTGGTCAGGGGCATCTGGGCTGCTCTCCAGGCTCAGCCTGTGCAGCTGCAGGGTAGAGGTGGGAGAAATGGGCTTCTTGGCTAGAAACAGCCTAGGCCACCCCTTCTCTGTGCAAGAGGCCTCTGGGTGGCTCCAGGACAACTGGGCCCAGAGACAGAGACCAGTGGTGCGGAACGGTGGGAACCAGGCCAGGGGCTGTGTGGGTGTGCTGGGCCCACCTGGGTCAGGTCCAGGTGCAGTGGGGTGACAGGGCCGCGGCCCTCTGCCCGGGCCTTGCTCCCGGGTGACCGGCTGCTGCCACCGCGTCTCAGCTCGGTCCTCCGTCGGCCAATGCTGGCACGGTCAGAGTTGGCCTGGTCCTGTGGGGGCCACAAACCTTCCAGGAAGAGCCCTTTGGCCCCTCTCCCGTGCAACTCTCTGAGGCTGCAAGGGGCTCCCTCCAGTCTGAGTTCCCCGGAGGAACCAGGGTCCCCAACACACACCTACCCGACAGCCTTCTGCCCCACTTTCGTCTGCCACCCCGTAAGCGCTCACCGGTGTGTGCTGGGAGGAGCAGCCCACAGTGGATGGCACCGAGGACTCAGGCAGGGAGTGGCTGGTGCGGGTGGAGGGGGGCACCAAGCACCCCGAGTCCCAACTGGTCTGTCCGCCTGAGGAGAGTGAGCCTCGGCCACTGCCCGTAACCTGGATGGGCAGTGAGTGGGGGTGAGTGAGGGCTggaccccctccccacccacccctgcctggacccaccccctccccacccgccCCTGCCTggacccaccccctccccacccgccCCTGCCTggacccaccccctccccacccgccCCTGCCTggacccaccccctccccacccgccCCTGCCTGGacccgccccctccccacccgCCCCTGCCTGGACCCACCCTGCTGTCCCCCCTTTTATCTTTTTGGGACGAAGtcttattctgtcgcccaggctggagtgcagtggcacgatctcggctcactgcaacctccgcctcctggtcaagcgattctcctgcctcagcctcctgagtagctggggttacagggatgtaccgccatgcccggctaatttttttgtatttttaacagagacagggtttctccacgtcggtcaggctgatctcgaacccctgacctcaaatgatccgcccgccacagcctcctaaaatgcggggattacaggcgtgcgccaccacgcccggtctgcTGCTCCCTTTTTACCACTGCCCAGGAGCTGGGCTGTGGGGCCTATTGACCCCTCACCTGCGACCCTGGGAAGCTCTCGGCACCAGGCAGCGGCGGGGCCCCCTCCCTGTGGGTGACAGCGCGAAGGCACAGCAGCCAGTGACTGTAGTCCTCGTAGCTGGCGCACACCACGCGGATGGTGTTGATGAGGGGGCCTGGCATACAGATGCTGTGAGGGGCTGGCGGGGGGGTGCACCCCTCAGCGCCCCCACTAAAGAGTCGGGTGTCCCCCAGGCTCCCGCCCCACCATGGCCTGGCCAGGCGGGAGGCAGAACCAGGGTCAGGGCCCTACCTTCAATCAGGAAGGAGCGGatctgcttctccttctcctccaggTTGATGTGGACAGCACGGAGTGGGAGCTCCCCCTGCGGGGCAGAGATTGAGGGCCAGGCCTTTGTAGGGGCAGCCCCGGGGCCCCGCCTGGCCTCATCCCACCCTCTTGCCCTACAGAGCTTGGCTGGGTACTTGGAGAGCTGGGCACCGAGGCCGCCACCCTGAGGGAGGCCAGTGGGTCCCATGTCTCCTGGGGCTACCACCAACCCTGGCGAGGGGGCCTTCGCCGGCTAGGGGCAGACACACAAAGCCACAGGACTGGCCTCCTAGGGTCCCCAGAGAAGAAGTTGGGCCGGGTGAACCATGGGGAGGGCCCTGTGTTTGTTCCTCAGTGACTGAAGGTTACCGTGAGTGCACACCCCCTTCCCGGAGCCCGCCCTGGAGGACACAGGCACacgcacgtgtgcacacacacgcctCACGGGCAGGCACACACAAGGGAGTCCCCGGGAGGGGCTCTCAGCCCCATGCTGCCCGCCCCAGGTGACGGTCAAGAACCTCAGGGTGAGAACCTCAGGGCGGGCAGGGGCTCCTCCATGTCACAGCGGAGACCAGACTGACCAGGACCGCGGGCTGGGTGGGCAGGGCCCTGCGCTCTGTCTCAACAAGCCCCGAAATACAGGTTCCTCCTGCATGgctgccccctcccacccccacacagCTGCCTCCCTGGGGCGGGCCCACAGTGGGGAGGGGCCCACCTTGAAGCAAAGCCCGTCCAGCTCCTCGGAGAAAATGGCCAAGGACGTTGGGTAGAGGACCAAGAGCCGGTCCCACAGCtcctgggtgggtgggggtggggtcaggCGATGAGGGAACTGAGCTGCTGTTGCACCgccctgcccaccaccatgcaccCCTCCCGTCCCCCTACAGCCCCACGCACCTCCCACCCACCTGTGCGGGCAGGTGCTGCAGCTTGACCCTCGAGGCACAGACAGCACTGCCGCCGGGTTCGTGCCCTGACGCCGTCCGCAGCCGGGTTAGACGGCGCTGCAAAGTCCAGGGGAGTTCGTCTCCACAGGACCCCTGTGAGGAGGAGGTCAGAGCCGGCTGCGAGGatcagggtggggaggggggtggggtccCCGGCACTGACCTGTGGGGGTGCCGAGTGGCAGCGCCGTGGCCCCCCGAGGAGGGCCGTCTGCTTCTCCAGGTGGTAAAGCCAGCGGTCCAGCTCGGCCCGGCTGGGGCAGAGCACCAGGAGGGGTGCGGGCAGCGGGCCTGCGGGCAGGGCAGAGagggcacacacatacacacatgtgctcCGCAGCCACAGGGCAGGCCCCTCTCCAAGTCCTGGGTCAGGAGTGCCTCTGGGGGCCCGGGAAGCATCCCAAACACCTGTGATCTGGAAGGCGTGCTCTCGGGACCCCTCGAGCGGGCAGATGCTCAGCTCCGTCAGCGGTAACAGCCCCTGCCAGGCACAGGGTAGGAGGAGCTTCAGGGATCCATGGAGGGAAGGGCGGCCATGGCCCCACCCCATTGCCCACCGCCTCACCTGAAATGTGAGTCCTTCCGAGCCGTGGGCCTGGAAGTACAGGTGGGCGGGGAATAGCTCCAGGTAGCAGTCGCTGACATCCTGCGCGGGGAGCAGGGTCGTCAGTGCGGAGTCTGGGGAGCCCCAGGCTGATGGGGATGCTGCACCCTTAGCGTGCCCCACCCAGCCCGGCCCCCACCTGGCTGTGCTGGAACCGTAGCTGGACCTTGGCGTAATGCACAACTTTTCCCAGGTTCCTCACAGGCACCCTCCGCCGCCCCTTCTTGAACACACTCAGGAATGGCTGCTCCAGGTTTTCTCGCTGGTTCTCCAGGTCCAGGATGTCCTAGGAGGAGTAGAGCTCAGGGGAGGGGGCCTCCCCTGGGCCCCCCACCCCCTCCGCTCGCATCCACACAGCTACA
This genomic window contains:
- the PLEKHN1 gene encoding pleckstrin homology domain-containing family N member 1 isoform X1 produces the protein MCGHVVGGGLEGRPGFTKPEHRQVGCLCTLEASSGPEGCLPQGWPLEWRAQGRHLHGSGRGQASSRKAPPSPSPWCRAGRPGAPPARGRRGQEAVDRDPDLPTCTTLAMGNSHCVPQAPRRLRASFSRKPSLKGNREDSARMSAGLLGPEAARSGDAAANKLFHYIPGTDILDLENQRENLEQPFLSVFKKGRRRVPVRNLGKVVHYAKVQLRFQHSQDVSDCYLELFPAHLYFQAHGSEGLTFQVRRWAMGWGHGRPSLHGSLKLLLPCAWQGLLPLTELSICPLEGSREHAFQITGVWDASRAPRGTPDPGLGEGPALWLRSTCVYVCALSALPAGPLPAPLLVLCPSRAELDRWLYHLEKQTALLGGPRRCHSAPPQGSCGDELPWTLQRRLTRLRTASGHEPGGSAVCASRVKLQHLPAQELWDRLLVLYPTSLAIFSEELDGLCFKGELPLRAVHINLEEKEKQIRSFLIEGPLINTIRVVCASYEDYSHWLLCLRAVTHREGAPPLPGAESFPGSQVTGSGRGSLSSGGQTSWDSGCLVPPSTRTSHSLPESSVPSTVGCSSQHTPDQANSDRASIGRRRTELRRGGSSRSPGSKARAEGRGPVTPLHLDLTQLHRLSLESSPDAPDHTSETSHSPLYADPYTPPATSHRRVTDVRGLEEFLSAMQSAPGPMPSSPLPSVPVSVPASDPRSCSSGPAGPYLLSKKGALQSRATQRHRGSAKDGGPQPPDSPQLVSSAREGSPEPWLPLTDGQSPRRSRDPGYDHLWDETLPSSHQKCPQLGGPEASGGLVQWI